DNA from Acipenser ruthenus chromosome 23, fAciRut3.2 maternal haplotype, whole genome shotgun sequence:
CTGGTTGGAAAATGTAGGCTATATTAAACTACCTGCGACGCATTAAgaaaaagtcaatacatttaCTACAGTAGAGGTACATTTGTCTATTTTTAATATTCTGTGTCTGATAACCGGTCTTTCAGCAGCAAGCGTCACAAACAAAGATGGGACAAGTGGCTGAACCAGCTACCCCTCAGAGTATGCTCCTTCAGTGTGCAGGTTCAATCATTAAAGCTGTGTGTTGATTACCAGTATTATAAGGTTGCACACTAATTTAGTTATTCATATCAGCATGTCTTTTGCCCCCTTTTAAAAAAACTACTGGCTTTCTGTCCATTACAGGAaagcaaaactaaaaataaaaacgccataaaaaaacaacactgccaACCACCTGCTAGAGTTCCCCAAACAGCAAATGACTGAGCAACAGGATGGTTTTTACATTTCTTACGTGCTTGCAAGTCTGTGAACTGGAGAAATGATACTTGCTAAATCTGCAGCACCAGCTGACTTACACTTGTTCATATTTTGTTATGtgattgttacatttttaaatgcgaCACCGGCACGTTTCTGGTCATTAGATTGAGCTCAATCAGTCATTTTTAAAGCCCTACATGTTTAGACCTAGCAGATGAGGAAGTGCTATAAAGTTCATAAAGCCTAAAGATCtgccttttaatttatttattttttttaaatggcaaatgCATTCTTACCAATATCCACACCAGCATACCctgcatgtcagtgacattctaTATGCTAAACATGCTATAGAACCAGTAGACCATCATGGTCAATAGCCACTGTGTGCACATGTACAAATGTTAGTTTGATATAGAATACTGACACATGGACAGATGTCTTCATATAACCACAGATACTGTGCTGGAATAGGTCATTTTCATCAGATAAATGTATGTAAATGTGTACAACATTAGTACACCCTGTGCTAAAGAATATCCTTTGcaagtttcatcagaattggATACATTGGATAAATTTAGAAATGTAACCTTGAAATACAGAGAGATGGTCAGACAGACGGATAGACGTATACCCAAAGATAACCACAACTAGACGAACGCTTCTCTACATATATGCAAAACTTTAAAACTCCAGAGGCTTTCCCATTGCTCATTCAGTTTGACCACTGTCAAACAGCTATACTTTTCGTGCTAGAGTCAACATTTTCATCTGAGACAAGGGAAGTGAGAGTTTGTATTTCAAAAGCTAGAGCCAGTGTAATTTTACAGCAACAGGGCTGCAGAGTTTCCTGTGCCCTTGGCTGTCTTCAGGACAGGGTATGATAAGTGTTCTCATCCTGGATCGTGTTGGGTGTCAAGTTAGTGTAGATGTCACCCGAATTCTCATAATCCATCCTAACAGGGGGCTTCAACTGCCtggtggacaaaaaaaaaaaaaaaaaaaaaaacagagtcaGATGTCCTCAATTAAAACTAAATTGGGTTTATTCTATGCTCCCAATTTTCAAAACCAAAACTCTGGATAAAGAGCCTGGGCCAAATTCCAGTTATCTATTTTTATACCCCTTGACCTGAAGACAGTGGGACGAGACCAAAGGTTGAGTTCTTTAATATGAAACAGCCATCCTGAATTTTCCGTTTGGAGATACAAAGTACATTATTACTGTTCGATTATAGTTGTAACCCAggtttttctgggttttttttatacCCAGTGTGGACAATCCAATTCTTCGACTCTTAACTAATAAAAAAAGTAGAGAAAAACATGTGCAGGGCATTCAGAGGACAGACTTCTTTATGTAAAAGTTACAAGTTAAAATAAAGGATTACGAAGACCATGAAGAGTAAATTGTACAGTTTATTTGTTGTTTGGTACTGTGCCTAGCTGTACTCCATTGCTTTTGACCATGTCGTGGAAAGCCAATCAGAGGTCGAGATTTTCTCCAGCTACTGTATGATTGAATATTTATTAACGGATTGCAATGATAATAATGGAAGAGGACAATCTCTTTACCCGTTTTTCCTTCCTGCCATGACTTGAGGCCCATAGttcctacagtaaaaaaaaagcattatcatTACTGGTAAACCAAAATAGAATCTGTGTTATTCAGAACTAAAATTCACAATGAGAGAATAACGAATCACCGATATAAGAAAGGGTTTTAAAAAGTGCAAGCTTGTGACTGGTTCCTCTTATTCTCCTATGTCATCTACTGAATATTTAAAGTATATCTAGCTAACAGAATAAtcccagtaaatcttacctagtATGTGTTACCAGCATAtggtagatctcacattttcctatatgaaagatacACCCTTTAGGCTTGTTTCATAGACCCCGACTAGCACCAGTCTTTGACTGCCTTAATATAACCTTAACATAACTAAagtgtgcatctttcatacaggaaaatgtgagatctatcACTTGCAGGTAACAAtactttaaatgtgtatttgattttgaATGGTGTTTGGTTTTTACTAGCATGTCTTTGTGGCTCTTCTTGAGGATTCTATtagccatttattttctttaaaagatcTCAAAATCCCAGAAGCTAGACTAAGCTAGTACTGGCTCGCGTTTGTGTACCAAACAAAGGTGTTTTCAATGTCATTCCTTCATGCAACTTTGTAATGTAGCATTGAAGTATCTTCaccaacagcttcaaataaattaccattaaagAATCAAATTTACCATCACGTCTGAGTTTTTTAGATAAGAAAATCTGATACCTATGAAGCGAtgacaatatatatttattaaaattcaCTGACACATTTTGTTAGCATCATGTACTTCAACTATAATATGTACAATTCAAAGTGTGTAAACAGAGAGCAAGTCATTATAACCATCTTACAATTCCAACTGCTAACCCACTTCAcacgttacacacacacacggtcacaCTTTACAAACTCACAGTAAAGAGTTAAAAATAGCGAACCACTTGAGGTCCACACATTAAGGGGCTGAATAGAGGATTTCAAACTCTGAGAAAGCTAAACGCTGCAACGTTTCATTTTGAATGCTGCGTGCTGTAACTTCAATGTTTCGGTGCACTCTTCAGGGATCAGGGGTAATCAGTCATGCACAGTGAATGGTAGATTCAGACACACAGCCAGATATAGAAAGATGAAATGTAATACATACTTTTTCTGAGCTTTTGCTGAAACAGGATGCTGCGTGCCTGAAACATGAATGAGATGCAGTGTGGGTGAGGCTGCTGCTTTGTTCAATAAGTACTTCAGAATACCAACACTGAAGAAAGTTCACTTTGGAATGGGGGTGTCCAGTGActcaatatacagtagtgtgctaATTTATTAGAAGACCCCATTGCTTCTTTTGtcttgatttgttgtgcatatgaaatcaaaccactgtaactgaaaatcttggaaaactgTCCAAACAGTCAAATTcatgattgtctaatttaattgatgagtTTAACTTCACAAAAAGTccctactgtataaaataaaactgtactcATCTATCAATAAGGTTAAAACAATGCTTCAGGTAGGTAACCCACTTCCCTTAAAATGGttaccacagtaaaaacatagcaagaGTAATAAAGcataagcatggtaaaacataagTGACCATTGTAACACCCAACTGTGCCATGCTCCTTTACATTAGTAAAcatttctaagcaaaaaccttgCAAACCCAACACTGAGTGCCTCAAAATGCAATTCTTACAACTACCCCTCCTTTATCATTTATAAAAGTGGACTTGTTTACTCTTGAATCACTGCACAGTTGCAGGCCTGTGTTGAATTCCCATTCCTTTTGTTCTTTGCCTATGTCTTTACCAGAGTTGAATGGGGACAACATCACATGTTTTCTCAAGACCAGGaagcaaaataaatgaaaacaaaaaaccacTGGCCTCCAACTATGCAATGATCCGAAGAGGACTGAAAAGGGTACTGAATGGTAGGTCAAAATGAGTACACTATGAAGATGTCTTACCATCTAGAGGTTTGCTCAAGGCTGCTTTCTTCTTCCGGATAAGAAGCCAGACAATAACCAAGATTAAGGCCGTCACACAGCAGAGCAGAACGAGAGCCAAGGCTGCTTCTGCCAAAGCAAACTCCACTGCAAGAGAAAGGTGGAGAGATAGATGGGTTCAAATAACTCAGCTCTATTTGAACATGGCCACAATGACAGATTGACTCTCCTTATGTAGGTGCTATAACCATAGCTGGAGAAAATGCAATGAGAACATAGACAGCTTATACTGTAGAAACTAGATAGATTGATTTAGTGTACCTGTACACATTGCTTTTGGATGAATTTCCTTAGCTGATTCATATCACAAGACTAATGTGTTTGGGGAATGTACAAGATGATGTATTGCCTGTGAATAAGTTAACTATTCACAGAACCCACAAATGTATTCACAGTCTGTTTTTAGGAATAAAAGTCAGATATTCATTCATTATACCATTGTTGGCATCATTAagaacagtctagaacagtttcggGATCATCAAACagaactgtattaataaaaacagactttgaataaATATTCTTAAAACAACTCGCCagttaaagcattgtaaaaagtCTCTCAGGTGTTAGAGGGTTAATACTGGAGGGACCTTTTGGTGCAGTGCACTGATTTCCCAGGACCACATGCTATTTAAACCTGGCTCAGGTCACACATGAAATTACTTTGGTGGCCCCCCAGTGGGTATTAATTCACATCACAAAACCAGAACACCGCTCTGGCACTGCTTGAGAggctcagaaaaaaataaataaaggttttcgGGTCTGGTCTCTGTTGGcactaaaatacatttcagtattttattattatcttcAGTCCGCAACAAGTCTGTCAGTCTTTCACACTCTGTTACTCACAAACTAAGTAGATTATAGAGGTCATTCACACCCAGGTAGACTAAGGCATATGCTTTGGGATAACATATGTGGGATGACATAGTGAAGTAACATGCTTAACTggactagttttgaatgtgtctttgcttacattccaatcaAATAGTGTACTGCTGAAATCCAGGACGGAGCTGCGCTTTGGTAATTCACACAGGATTTCAACCGATATGTATTTTATGGAAgcttatattatttaatattttactgtTTCGCACAGCACTGTTTGCTGAAGCTGGTGTGGAGGTGGACAAATTGTTTTTGGATTCCTTTCCTTGTTAAAATAAACACTCAAAAAATACATGAATGAAAAGGTTTGATACCTGGTTTGGGTACAATGTGGACGCCGTGTCTCTCGCTGGTTTGTCCTTGCGCCATGCCCCTCAAGCTGTTATTGGCTTGACAGTAATACGGTCCGCTGTCCTGCACCCTGTCCAGTTTCAGCTCTTGCTGGCTGCTGACTATCTCCAGGCGATTCTCTTTGACTCTGTGCCAGGTCCAGATGATGGGCGGGGAGCCGGCAGTCACCTTGCACCACAGGGTAACGGCCTGTCCTTCAAATACAAACAGCTCCTCGGGGTCGGCATCCACATAGGGAATCGAGAGATATTCTGAGACAGAGAACGGGACAACACACTGGTGGATTCCGGTTCGGTCACTTTCAGGAGGCTGTTCAAAAGGTGTTGAGTTGACTCAGAGGAGAGCTGATGGGACACTAAGCCTAACTTCAATACACTTGGATAGGGTTGTTGCTTTTAAGCTCTCTGATCCGTATTTTAAACCTGCCTCAGTTTAACACGATTTTCTCATAATAGTACAATTATTACACAATAATTCTTCTTGTATCTTACAGCAGACAGTACTATATGGTTTTTTAATCAGGGTTTGGGATttaggttttaactgataaacatTGATGAAGAGAAAGctgaaaaaatgtattaactAGTGTTTATTATAAACACCAAAATAACACTGGATACAACCACTTATTACAGTTTAATGTATTTTGTTACTACAAAGGTACAGCACGCACTGTTATTCCAGTCCGAAACAGTTCTCAGGATGTCTCAATAAATCAAAATGCAGTACCTTTGTGTAATACAATAAATATCCTGTCAATTCAAttctctgaaaaaaataaaagcctgGGAAATACccattttttttacaatctgcTAAAAGCCAGAAACAATAAACACTGAAAAGGGAACAAATATAAAGAAGCcctatttaaaatacaaagttaAAAAGGCATAATGAAATAGTACAGCTATTCTCTATGTACCACGGCTGCCTGCAGTCCACTTACCCTCTACAGTGAAGTTAAGCACGTTGCTCGTTTGATTGCTAATTAAGTTTGAGGCGGAGCATTGGTATTGTCCCGAATTCTCCGCTTTGCAGGGATCAAACACCAGGGTGGCATCAGAATTCACCATGCTGTAGGTGCCCAAAGAGGGGTCCTGATGGTACCAGTGGTACTGGATTGGCATGGAGCCGGAGGAGGAATGGCATGTCAGTTGGACACGAGTGCCAGCCAGCACTAGCAACTCAGTGTTTATGCTCGCCACTGGCTGAGAGATAGAAACTGAAAAATACCCCAGTTAGAAATCATGCCATTTCCAGGTCTGTGTTACATTCAACAGATCCTGACATGTTTTATAACAGAGTTAGAAGGTTAGAAGCTCTATAACAACGAATGCACACAAGCCCAGCTCCTTTGCATCGTGggtaagacgcttgcttgcggtgTGCGCCCTGTTACAAAAACTTCAAGTAACTCTCAAAAATCATGTCATTTTAatacaaggaaagacaaatagcATTGACTTACCGTTCTTTACCACCAGTGAGATTTTTACACATCGGTATTCATCAGAGCAGCACATGTAAATTCCAGCATCATCGTCCTGTAAATATTAATGGTTAAACTTGATGGCGGTATCTTTCCATAGATAAGCCTATTTGTCAACCTGGAGGTTAGGTCTGCTTTCTCAGAGCAGTAGATTTCCTTGCCCTTGTATGACCAGCAGACAGACTTTTTAGCAGGGAGGCTGTCAGTGTTATCCTCTTCACATGACATAGTTATATTTCTTCCCCACACTCCCGCCATGACTTTCATAGCTGGAATTCCTGGTCGTTTCATTTCTACGAATGGGGGACTTGCTGGCAAAACAGTTTTGAGAGCCACTGGACCTAGAACATAAAACAGCACTGCAATAAGTCCAGTTGCtatgagtttgaggtgatgaagAAAGTACTGTTACTGAAACTGGtcagtaacatacagtacatcctCCACCACGGCTGCCAATTCTAAATGAGACCTATCAGTTACATGCAAAATTGTGTGTGACATACAGGTGAACGGATGTCTGATGAGACAGACATCACCATACTGTATATCTCcaaaatctgatattctcaataactaatGCTATACAGTATGTTAACACCAAACTTAATGACAACTGGATAGCAGTTCCCAGATCTATGCAACAATGTGTGATGTGTGACCAACATATGTTCATCCCTAGTGAGAGATAATAAGTAAAATAATCCTTGCTGTTTTAATCAGTTTAATCATTTATAATATATTGATGCAATGTAAAGCACTATCATTGAATAATGTATGTGAAAAtcgatgtaaataaatacaaaattaaaacagaaagatgACTATAAACACTAAATCAAGTCTCTGCTTTTTCCTTGAAAGTGTCTTCTAAGCAGTAAAATGACCATCTAAACGCTTAACAAACATTTACACAGAAGGTAATTGATTTGGTAaggtatgtatttctttttatttttgtccaATAGTTTTGTGATttcaaatatattgtatatttggACACACAGATCTAAAATAATAGAGTGAAATGGGATTACAGAATAGCCAGtgaattatgttttctttttggtAGTTAAATTAAAGTTAAGCTAAAACATTTGTGCATCTCGATGAATGCATACACAAGTCCCTGTGTGAAGTTCTTACCTGCCGGTGTGGTGAGACAGGTGATAAGAGGAGCGAGAAGACCGATGATAAGAGCTGATAGCAACATTCTCCAGCTTCCTGTCTTGGGTCCTGTGTTGGTgtccacaaatatatatatttttataaagctTTTCAGAGGAAGtattaaaaggaagaaaaaaataattaagggAACTTCCAAATTCCTGGtctaatattataattattataattattattataattattattattgtaatcatGGTTGTGGTTCAAGAAGTGCTAAGGCACTTCTCTGGTTCTGTCCCTCCAATAATATCTGCCAagctccctatttaaaccccaaggcatgcccttattctctgtcttgcgTCTTTAGTTTctcccatcctcctcctcctacaCTACGTCTTCCTCCGCACTATGCTGCTCCAGCTCTGCAGTGGTATGATATCCCTCTGGGGGTAAGTGAaactcacttcccaaccttagagacCCAGCCGCGCCtcgattgagacatcattaaaaaaaacaaacatatgaacatcatttagatcttttatttaacattgtgtaatcaaagaaattacatatcgcaaaagtctaccataatagattttgaaatgtcacatttttccattttttgtcagtttttcataagtatatggaaaactacaaagcggtatgtaattcaatatgttaacgtaacattattcattaagtttaattcgactttatgaagcaaaattagttattctatagggtgatgtcaAACTGTTGGCCTTAGCTGTAGCTATCGTAATAAGTATGATATACTAACTGTACTAGAATGAGTTCAAGTCTTTTTCTCAGTACAATAAAATTGTActctgtattcatgttttttgtaattgctcttatttgaaattgttcttatcaatttatcatacttactacgtgctcttaatggaatttactcttataagcaaatatttttactataagttaactgctcttagtcgaatttactcttaaatgtaattatttactgaattctttattttgctcatttgaatttgatcttattttctactgattttattgtactttataactgctcttatctgtaatgtaatattgtgtaatgtgatattttgtaatgtgatgctTTGTATtctgatattttgtaacaactgtaactgTGTCACCTTGGAtcagggcggctgctaagaaattaaattattattattattattattattattattattattattattatcattattattattaataataataataataataataataataataataataataataataataataataataataataatatagaaactgttttaataacaaaACTGGAAAAAGAGAAGAGGAAACACCACACAAAAGAAACACGTACTTTCTAAAGGAAATAATAGAAAACCTGCAGCTAATTACATGACATCatcacacaattaaaataaagcaaatcCATTTCAACTTTTCTTTGGGCGTATAGCAGGCACACCATTTAAGCCCACAAAaactttagtttaaaaaataattgtgccAAGAAGAATTAACAATGCTAGCTATACAGTTAATAacagagtaaaaagctttgaaaaatcTCTTCCTGTCGTTTATAATGgatataaaatgtgtgtatttgtataaatATTGTTAGTATTATAGAATCCGATTGTAGAAcagattcattaaaaaaagagagaaaaaaaaacccttgtagCATTCTTCAGATAACTGAGATAAACCAAGAGTATTTTTTATGactgtttatgactgtaagtcaccctggataagggcgtctgctaagaaataaataataataataatattaacaagaAGAAGAACCTCATTGAAGTCGTTTCACTATGGTTTGATTTATTTGCTAAATATAAGGGCGCAGtttctatatttattttcccTGCAAGGGTAGACAGTGGTGTTAGAGAGAAAGCAGTCTAGTGTGTTAAGAGAATTGAATTGAATAAAACcctctttttttatataagcaAGCTGCACTCCCCACAGACCCTGCCACACATGGATGTCTCTGTAAACAACATTATACAGCTCACAGCCTCTTCTCCAGATGCCCTACAGAGATCCTCTGCACATTGTCTCATTCCAAGCGTAAAGATGCATACGAGTCTCCATTCATCTACATGGAGTGGAAATGACAAACCACCTGCCATGCCTCTTTTAATGGGGTACAGAGTCACAAGAGGCAACAGCAGTTTGAAATGGTTTGTGTGGTTAGATATGTGAAGAAAGTAATTGTACATTGAATTACCTGTGGCTCCAGCTTGATGCGCAGGTCCAACAGAAAACTGATCCAAAGTAGTAACAAAATAgtaacacctgccataacattgTCAATAGGGTGAAGGGAAACCAGGAGAGCACAGTCTTAACATGACAGACTGCaaagtgtttaaattgttctgagaGTGTGATCAGAGAAGTTCAAGGAAATTGAGGGAGAACATGTGCTACAAAGTCTATAGTTTGACCTAGAGTGAGCAATTTTGAGTCTTACAAAAGGGTGTAGTTATGGATGCATAAGTGAATCCACTTTGTAAGCGTTCACGAGGAGAAGGAGACGTTCTTCTGAACGTTGTAGTGTATCCAGTGTATCACTCTCCCTCCTTTAAAAATGCTGGTGCTTTGAATGAAAGAGGATCTCTCGTGGGACACGAGGAACGGCCTGAGGGAGCTTGATGAATGTTTGCAATTAGAGTCTTGAAATGTAAGCCACTGACGATTTATAATGAATCCGAAGTCTTTTGATAAACCAATCATTGTGACACGGACAGCGTGCGATACAGACAGAACACGGTACAGCAAAGGTAAACAATGCAGGGGCTTCTGCAATATTTGAAGCATCAGGGGTGATGAATCGAAACAAAACTACAGTATGAAATATATACCATGTAAGGCTAAGGAGTTATTATAAAAGACACAATACTCTGTGTCTATTTAATTGTACATAGGACAGAAGCCCATCAGCCCCCATTGTTGTCAGTCATACACCATGAAGAGTAGAGCAATTAGTGTAAAATGATGAGCTCTCCCTGTGAGCGAAAGCAACAAAAGGGAATCGTTTTCTCACTGGGACCTCAGTAGTGACACATGTGTGTGAATCATACAGTAAAGTGGTGCCCATTATTATTGACACCTTCTATTTATTTCTTATTCTTCATGTAATGCATGTTGATACATGTTCTTCACATACCATTCTGGTGCTATCAGTGCACATGCAATACAGCTGGGTTAACCTCACAAGACTGCAACGGCAGCTTTATACTCCTGCACGTCACGTGGTCGACCTAATTTCCATCTTGTTACCCCTCTAAGAATAACTGTCTTGATGCCTGCCATATCTTACTGTCGTCCGTTTAAGTGCCAGGCGATGCCAAAGGTTTATGGGAGCTTCATGTAGTTGGCAGGTAATGGGCATGCTCCAGGAGGGTAGACGTGTGTACTATGGTTTCTTAGAATAAGCCGTTTCATTGGAGAACGCACTAAGTTTAGGAGCGATTGAGCTAGCTGGGCAAGTGAGTAGTAAATAGCAATAGAAAGTTTCacatttacagtttctttttGGGCAAACTTAGCACAGAAGCAAAACTTTTAATAATTCTCGCCCATTGTAACAAACCAGGCAGAATACATCAAGGTAATCCTCTCTGTGTTTTGACCGCCGGTAGACCATGCAAAGAAGCACGCAGAAGGCTTTCCAATTAAGACAACGGCCGTGTGTCTTTCTCCCACAAATCCCCTTTTAAGGATATTGATTTTCTGTCATTTTTAGTAGCGCCCCCATACAGCGCACTCTAGTCATTAGCTTTAATCAACCCACAGCCAGGAGATGTCGAAAAATACCATCACAATCAGCAACACCTTGTGCATTTGAAATGGGCTGCTCTCCCACAAAACCCTCAGGCAAACTGCTTTAACCTCTAAATCACTTGTCACCTGCGATATTGCCATCTTTTAATTAGACCACGGATTCCTGTTGGCTCGCTCCTTGCTGCTGTCCTTGCTATAAACACCAGGTGGCTTATTAGCAATTACATGCAATATGTAGGTCACTTCTCTCAGCGCTGTTGCACTGGGATAACACAGCAATATAAAAGCCGTGCTTGGCTGTGGGATTAGCTACAGAGAACCCTTGTAATATTTGGGTCTGTTGCATGTGGGAAGTGACAATGACAACGTTAACACTAGAGCTGCTAAATTGTTCTCTCCTGAGCACTGGCTATGAGATAGTAATACAATGTCCTGAAAGCAACAGCACTTCACTGGGATTAGATGCCCTCTACAGAACCCGGGTGACTATTATAAAGCATGTTAAAGGGTGCAGGGCGTGTGGGGAGATAAGGGGGGTGGAGATGGGAAGATACTGTTA
Protein-coding regions in this window:
- the LOC117964586 gene encoding Fc receptor-like protein 5 — protein: MCCSDEYRCVKISLVVKNVSISQPVASINTELLVLAGTRVQLTCHSSSGSMPIQYHWYHQDPSLGTYSMVNSDATLVFDPCKAENSGQYQCSASNLISNQTSNVLNFTVEEYLSIPYVDADPEELFVFEGQAVTLWCKVTAGSPPIIWTWHRVKENRLEIVSSQQELKLDRVQDSGPYYCQANNSLRGMAQGQTSERHGVHIVPKPVEFALAEAALALVLLCCVTALILVIVWLLIRKKKAALSKPLDGTQHPVSAKAQKKNYGPQVMAGRKNG